From Methanobacterium alcaliphilum, one genomic window encodes:
- the rfbD gene encoding dTDP-4-dehydrorhamnose reductase, which yields MKVLIIGSEGMLGHDLVDVLSEENEISTTTIDTLDITEIKKTIKTVKDINPDVVVHAAAFTDVDGSESHEDLAYKVNVIGTRNVAVACREADAALVYICTDYVFDGTKGTAYREYDQVNPLSVYGKTKYLGEVCVKEILNKFYIARTSWLYGFHGPNFVTTMLKLAENYDSINVVGDQIGSPTYTVDLAKAIAELIKKPIYGTYHLTNSEHCSWHEYAQLIFENAGIEIELKPVTTEEFGSAAARPKYSVLENYNWKMEGFPPIRSYKEALKDYMKLL from the coding sequence ATGAAAGTATTGATTATAGGTTCAGAAGGTATGTTAGGTCATGATTTAGTAGATGTCCTATCTGAGGAAAATGAAATTAGCACCACTACCATTGATACTCTGGATATCACAGAAATTAAAAAAACAATAAAAACTGTGAAAGATATCAACCCTGATGTTGTTGTTCATGCAGCAGCATTTACTGATGTGGATGGCAGTGAATCACATGAAGATTTGGCATATAAAGTGAATGTAATTGGAACACGCAACGTTGCTGTTGCATGTAGAGAAGCAGACGCTGCGCTGGTTTATATATGTACTGACTATGTTTTCGATGGAACTAAAGGAACAGCTTATCGGGAATATGATCAAGTCAATCCTCTAAGTGTATATGGTAAAACTAAGTACTTAGGCGAAGTCTGTGTAAAAGAAATTCTTAATAAATTTTACATAGCCCGAACATCGTGGTTATATGGATTCCATGGGCCTAACTTTGTCACCACCATGCTAAAACTTGCAGAAAACTATGACAGCATTAATGTAGTGGGTGACCAGATAGGTTCGCCAACATATACTGTGGATCTTGCTAAAGCAATTGCAGAGCTCATTAAAAAGCCCATTTATGGTACTTATCACCTTACCAACAGCGAACATTGCTCCTGGCATGAATACGCTCAGTTAATCTTTGAGAACGCAGGTATTGAAATTGAATTAAAACCAGTTACTACCGAAGAATTTGGAAGTGCAGCAGCACGGCCCAAATATTCAGTTCTTGAAAATTACAACTGGAAAATGGAGGGATTCCCCCCAATTAGGAGTTACAAAGAAGCTTTAAAGGATTATATGAAATTATTATAA
- a CDS encoding SIS domain-containing protein: protein MVIYKMYEEILEQPNAIRKTLESQKENLDSIARKISETEKIYLIGCGSSLSTCYSAKYALEMVQDVNVDVLTGYEFYYHKKISNKNSVAIFTSQSGETADTRDAMKKANEEGMYTAVITNEKNSSMAKKANIAVVTEGGREEAILGTKTYVTQLMGLYYVLFGAFDDFKSRKIFEQLTKIPDIMEKLIKSTEKENKELANEFKDENLFYCIGSGPNYGLAYKLAMTMLMEGALKHACPLYSGEFRHGLIERVEKDVPVIFLDSNFPGDILTQKSVEFCENIGTKNILFRMQDYADINSILSPFILVIPLEWFIYYLAHFNGEDPGSTRHIGKVRY, encoded by the coding sequence ATGGTCATATATAAAATGTATGAAGAAATATTAGAACAACCTAATGCTATTAGAAAAACATTAGAGTCTCAAAAGGAAAATTTAGATTCTATTGCTAGAAAAATATCAGAAACAGAAAAAATATATTTAATAGGTTGTGGAAGTTCTCTTTCTACTTGTTATTCTGCAAAATATGCCTTAGAAATGGTTCAAGATGTTAATGTGGATGTTTTAACAGGATACGAATTTTATTATCATAAAAAAATATCTAATAAAAATTCTGTTGCTATTTTTACTTCACAATCTGGCGAAACGGCAGATACTAGAGATGCTATGAAAAAAGCAAATGAAGAAGGAATGTACACTGCAGTCATTACCAATGAAAAAAATAGTTCTATGGCCAAAAAAGCAAATATTGCTGTTGTCACTGAAGGTGGAAGAGAAGAAGCAATATTGGGTACTAAAACTTATGTTACTCAATTAATGGGATTATATTATGTTCTATTTGGAGCATTTGATGATTTTAAATCCCGCAAAATCTTTGAACAGTTAACAAAAATTCCAGATATAATGGAAAAATTAATTAAATCCACAGAAAAAGAGAATAAAGAGTTAGCAAATGAATTTAAAGATGAAAACTTATTTTATTGTATTGGATCTGGTCCTAACTATGGTCTAGCCTATAAATTAGCCATGACTATGTTAATGGAAGGTGCCCTAAAACACGCTTGCCCATTGTATTCTGGAGAATTCAGACATGGCTTAATTGAAAGAGTCGAAAAAGATGTGCCGGTTATATTTTTAGATTCAAATTTTCCAGGTGATATATTAACTCAAAAATCAGTTGAATTTTGTGAAAATATAGGGACAAAAAATATCCTCTTTAGAATGCAGGACTATGCTGATATTAATAGTATATTATCTCCATTCATCCTGGTTATTCCATTGGAATGGTTCATATACTATTTAGCACATTTCAATGGAGAAGATCCAGGAAGTACGAGACATATTGGGAAGGTTAGATATTAA
- a CDS encoding glycosyltransferase domain-containing protein has protein sequence MREMENSNLDKIKKARKYKILPHRYLEEYDQSLWVDGNFMILNDINKFIKKFAKQTSMMCIAHPDRECIYEEAEVCIKVKKDSEEIISKQINKYSLEKYPPNNGLIASGILYRKHNDPQVIKLMEDWWKEVKLHSRRDQLSYNYVCWKNRFHYDECDLLYWNNKYFNRLEHK, from the coding sequence ATTCGAGAAATGGAAAATTCTAATTTAGATAAAATAAAAAAAGCTAGGAAATACAAAATTTTACCACATAGATACTTAGAGGAATATGATCAAAGCCTTTGGGTTGATGGGAACTTTATGATTCTAAATGACATTAACAAATTTATAAAAAAATTTGCCAAACAAACATCCATGATGTGTATTGCTCATCCAGATAGAGAATGTATTTATGAAGAAGCAGAAGTTTGTATAAAAGTAAAAAAAGATTCTGAAGAAATTATTTCAAAGCAAATTAATAAATATTCTTTAGAAAAATATCCTCCGAATAATGGTTTAATTGCAAGTGGAATTTTATACAGAAAACACAACGACCCCCAAGTAATAAAATTAATGGAAGATTGGTGGAAAGAAGTTAAATTACACAGTCGTAGGGATCAATTAAGCTACAACTATGTCTGTTGGAAAAATAGGTTCCATTATGATGAATGCGATCTGCTTTACTGGAATAATAAATACTTTAATCGTCTTGAACATAAATAA